From a region of the Hypanus sabinus isolate sHypSab1 chromosome 2, sHypSab1.hap1, whole genome shotgun sequence genome:
- the LOC132379221 gene encoding cholinesterase-like produces MRLKSQPNFFMSHIPVLWFLLTFESLNCTSSEEELVVTTKQGKVKGISVNVLSGSVTAFLGIPYAEPPIDELRFKKPEPRRPWSGLWNADRYPNSCYQYVNSSSPGLPWEEMWNPNTQLSEDCLYVNVWVPTPKPNKAAVMIWIFGGGFASGTSSLMVYDGKYLAYVENVIVVSMNYRLGALGFLAVPGSRDIPGNMGLFDQRLALQWVQDNIMTFGGNPNSVTLFGESAGAASIHLHILSPKSHSLFTRAIMQSGSCNAPWAVLPSAEAKHRASILAHQLNCAFNNDTELVSCLRRKHPKEIVDKSLGVITDGLLSEFAFKPVIDGDFLTDVPDELSQMKKLKKLQILVGVNKDEGSYFLVYGAPGFKKNTESLITREQFLRGVKMTLPGAGDIGVEAVAFQYTDWRDENNATKNRDALVAVAGDQNFVCPLMQFVNEMAECGNTAYVYLFEHHASNADWPQWMGVMHGYEIEFMFGMPVDRKLNYTAAEETLSRNMMHYWANFAKTGNPNEPNVQGMRWPEYTHTDQKYISFNTEAIRIYMKYRAQQCAFWNLFLPKLLQRTALSDEIEQQWKQEFHRWNSYMSDWKSKFSAYNNKKDSCTGT; encoded by the exons ATGAGGCTCAAATCGCAACCAAACTTTTTTATGAGCCATATACCAGTACTATGGTTCCTTCTGACATTTGAAAGCCTCAACTGTACATCAAGCGAAGAAGAGTTGGTAGTCACAACTAAACAGGGAAAAGTCAAAGGAATATCAGTAAATGTTCTTTCCGGATCAGTCACCGCTTTCCTGGGGATACCATATGCAGAGCCGCCTATTGATGAACTGAGATTTAAAAAACCAGAACCTCGAAGACCCTGGTCTGGGCTGTGGAATGCAGACAGATATCCGAACTCATGTTACCAGTATGTAAATAGCTCTTCTCCTGGTTTGCCGTGGGAAGAAATGTGGAATCCTAACACTCAACTTAGTGAAGACTGTCTGTATGTTAATGTATGGGTTCCAACGCCAAAGCCAAACAAAGCAGCTGTTATGATATGGATCTTTGGTGGGGGTTTTGCGTCAGGCACCTCTTCCCTAATGGTTTATGATGGCAAATATCTAGCTTATGTTGAGAATGTAATTGTTGTCTCCATGAACTATAGATTGGGTGCTTTAGGATTTTTAGCTGTGCCTGGTAGTCGAGATATTCCTGGAAACATGGGATTATTTGATCAACGGTTAGCACTTCAGTGGGTTCAAGATAACATAATGACATTCGGAGGAAATCCCAACAGTGTGACCTTGTTTGGAGAGAGTGCGGGAGCAGCTTCAATTCACCTCCATATTCTTTCACCTAAAAGCCATTCTCTCTTTACCAGAGCCATCATGCAAAGTGGTTCATGTAATGCTCCCTGGGCTGTTTTACCAAGTGCTGAGGCAAAACACAGGGCTTCAATCTTGGCTCACCAGCTTAATTGTGCTTTCAATAATGATACAGAGCTAGTAAGCTGTCTACGTCGTAAGCATCCTAAAGAGATAGTGGACAAGAGCCTTGGAGTCATAACAGATGGTCTTTTATCTGAGTTTGCATTTAAACCTGTTATTGATGGAGACTTTCTCACTGATGTGCCTGATGAATTAAGTCAAATGAAAAAATTGAAAAAACTCCAAATCTTAGTAGGTGTGAACAAAGACGAGGGAAGTTACTTTTTGGTATATGGGGCTCCTGGTTTCAAAAAGAATACGGAAAGTCTCATTACTCGTGAACAATTCCTAAGAGGTGTAAAGATGACTTTACCTGGTGCTGGTGATATTGGAGTGGAGGCAGTTGCTTTCCAATATACAGATTGGAGAGATGAGAACAATGCAACGAAAAATCGTGATGCTTTGGTTGCTGTGGCTGGAGATCAAAATTTTGTATGTCCCTTGATGCAGTTTGTTAATGAGATGGCGGAATGTGGAAATACTGCCTATGTCTATTTGTTTGAACACCATGCATCGAATGCAGATTGGCCTCAGTGGATGGGAGTTATGCATGGTTATGAGATTGAATTCATGTTTGGGATGCCCGTTGATAGAAAACTCAATTATACTGCGGCtgaagaaacactcagcagaaacATGATGCACTACTGGGCAAACTTTGCAAAAACTGG TAACCCAAATGAACCCAACGTGCAAGGAATGAGGTGGCCTGAGTATACACACACAGACCAAAAATATATATCTTTCAACACAGAAGCAATAAGGATTTATATGAAATACCGGGCTCAACAGTGCGCCTTCTGGAATCTATTTCTTCCAAAATTACTACAgaggacag CACTTTCTGATGAGATAGAACAACAATGGAAGCAGGAATTCCATCGATGGAACTCTTACATGTCTGACTGGAAATCTAAATTTAGTGCTTACAACAACAAAAAAGACAGTTGTACTGGTACATAA